In a single window of the Pseudodesulfovibrio profundus genome:
- the mgtE gene encoding magnesium transporter, whose translation MSVKEEMHIKGDELIDGLTAAELEAQHPADAAETIEGLDMSDQVKFVKQLPIKDAAESIAEMESNDQIALIQNLNRGLAARIVNQMSPDDATDLLEGLDEVLRQALLQRVPAEERAELKTLLTFGPDTAGGVMNTEVVILDQDLHVDEAITKLRQEVEDKEIPYYAYLTDAKDRLVGVVSLRELLLAKRGVRLKDLVKTQNLISVGYNIDKEEVAHHIAKYNLLALPVVDFGNRLLGVVTVDDVIDIIHEEASEDMQTMVGAGADETTDSPVIFSVKKRIPWLIINVANSAIAAYVVHLFDDTIAAMAILAALMHIVSNQAGNTGQQALAVMIRQLAMEKFDRKKAWFAVFREIKIGLINSGLISMLVLLAIIAFTGDFKLAACMGIALVIDMLVGALAGSSIPLILKEIGRDPAQASSIFLTTITDAIGFWSFLGLAGILLL comes from the coding sequence ATGAGCGTAAAAGAGGAAATGCACATTAAAGGTGATGAATTGATTGATGGCCTGACAGCTGCCGAGCTTGAAGCTCAGCACCCGGCTGATGCCGCGGAGACCATTGAAGGTCTTGATATGTCGGATCAGGTTAAGTTCGTCAAACAGCTTCCAATCAAGGATGCTGCCGAGTCTATTGCGGAGATGGAATCCAATGACCAGATCGCGCTCATTCAGAATCTGAATAGAGGACTCGCTGCACGCATTGTTAACCAGATGTCGCCGGATGACGCGACTGATCTGTTGGAAGGACTGGACGAAGTCCTCCGTCAGGCTCTTCTTCAGCGAGTGCCTGCGGAAGAGCGAGCCGAACTCAAGACTCTGTTGACGTTTGGTCCTGATACTGCTGGTGGTGTCATGAATACGGAGGTCGTGATCCTTGATCAGGACCTTCATGTTGATGAGGCCATCACCAAATTACGTCAGGAAGTTGAAGATAAGGAAATACCATATTACGCCTACTTGACTGATGCCAAGGATCGACTGGTTGGAGTTGTCTCTTTACGAGAACTCCTGCTTGCCAAACGCGGTGTCAGGTTGAAGGATTTGGTTAAAACGCAGAATCTTATCTCTGTCGGCTATAATATCGACAAGGAAGAGGTTGCGCACCATATCGCAAAATATAACCTGCTTGCTCTGCCTGTTGTCGATTTTGGCAATCGCCTGCTCGGTGTCGTCACTGTTGATGATGTCATTGACATTATTCATGAAGAAGCCAGTGAAGATATGCAGACAATGGTTGGTGCTGGTGCTGATGAAACAACCGATTCGCCCGTTATCTTTTCAGTTAAAAAGCGTATTCCGTGGCTCATTATCAACGTGGCCAACTCGGCTATAGCCGCATATGTTGTCCATTTATTCGATGATACGATTGCAGCCATGGCAATCCTTGCAGCACTTATGCACATTGTTTCCAACCAGGCAGGTAATACGGGACAGCAAGCCTTGGCGGTCATGATTCGTCAGTTGGCAATGGAAAAATTTGATCGTAAAAAAGCGTGGTTCGCTGTTTTTCGTGAGATCAAGATTGGCCTGATCAACAGTGGCCTGATCTCTATGCTCGTGCTGTTGGCAATCATTGCATTTACCGGTGATTTCAAGCTGGCTGCGTGTATGGGAATAGCCTTGGTTATCGACATGTTGGTCGGTGCGTTGGCTGGCTCTTCCATTCCGCTTATTCTTAAGGAAATTGGCCGAGATCCAGCTCAGGCATCATCGATTTTCCTTACGACTATTACGGATGCCATAGGCTTTTGGAGTTTCCTGGGACTTGCAGGCATACTCCTTTTATAG
- the nadC gene encoding carboxylating nicotinate-nucleotide diphosphorylase has translation MPTNIFDEFFQAEARMFLLATIRIALAEDGSDLTSMGLFNENDMTQAMIVAKQETVVAGLPIIPLVLEFGGADCQVHLNVEEGERVSEGTMVAALQGSTIQLLKAERVIMNFLCHLSGIANMTSRFVKALEGTNTQLLDTRKTLPGLRFPEKYAVLAGGAKNHRLTLSDMLMLKDNHIDRAGSITQAVAALHNAHNPCPPIEVECRTLEEVEEASKCQIQRIMLDNMDAETVTKALALIPDSIESEISGNITLSNIKDVAELGPDYISVGQLTHSAPSSDFSMQFVPIS, from the coding sequence ATGCCTACCAACATTTTCGATGAGTTCTTCCAGGCAGAAGCCAGAATGTTTCTGCTTGCGACAATACGGATTGCACTGGCTGAAGACGGTTCAGACCTGACTTCAATGGGCCTTTTCAATGAAAACGACATGACGCAAGCCATGATCGTTGCCAAACAGGAAACTGTTGTGGCCGGTCTTCCAATTATCCCACTTGTTCTTGAATTTGGTGGAGCCGACTGCCAGGTCCACCTCAATGTTGAGGAAGGAGAACGTGTATCGGAAGGCACCATGGTTGCAGCCCTTCAGGGATCAACGATACAGCTGCTCAAAGCCGAGCGCGTTATCATGAATTTTCTCTGTCACCTTTCCGGCATTGCCAACATGACATCTCGTTTTGTCAAAGCTCTGGAAGGCACCAATACTCAACTGCTGGATACCCGCAAGACACTTCCAGGCCTTCGATTCCCCGAAAAATACGCTGTTCTGGCTGGTGGCGCCAAAAACCACCGGCTTACCCTGTCGGACATGCTCATGCTCAAAGACAACCACATTGATCGTGCCGGTTCTATTACGCAGGCTGTCGCCGCCCTTCACAATGCGCACAATCCCTGTCCTCCCATTGAGGTGGAATGCCGCACGTTGGAAGAGGTAGAAGAGGCGAGCAAGTGCCAGATTCAAAGAATCATGCTCGACAATATGGACGCTGAGACCGTCACCAAGGCTTTAGCCTTAATCCCTGACTCCATCGAAAGCGAGATCAGCGGAAATATCACTTTGAGCAATATAAAAGATGTTGCTGAACTTGGACCGGACTACATTTCCGTGGGCCAACTAACCCACTCTGCTCCGTCCAGCGACTTCAGCATGCAATTCGTGCCCATTAGCTAG
- a CDS encoding cupin domain-containing protein produces the protein MKKIELFNEHGFKDLTFSNYLVHESEFMKVINFNFKAGQQLPVHSHDLEGELTLTILEGEGEFLGENGATIPAHTGDVLVSEIAEPHGVRAITDMRVLVTIAPPI, from the coding sequence ATGAAGAAGATAGAATTATTCAATGAACATGGATTTAAGGATTTGACCTTTTCCAATTATCTGGTTCATGAGTCTGAGTTTATGAAGGTAATCAATTTCAACTTCAAGGCTGGACAACAACTCCCGGTTCATTCCCATGATCTTGAGGGAGAGTTGACATTGACCATCCTTGAAGGTGAAGGAGAGTTCCTTGGCGAGAATGGCGCTACGATTCCAGCACATACTGGTGATGTCCTGGTTTCGGAAATCGCCGAGCCTCATGGAGTCAGGGCAATCACTGATATGCGTGTGCTGGTCACTATTGCTCCTCCTATCTAA
- a CDS encoding TrkH family potassium uptake protein — protein MRWKYVLHVIGALVACIGLTMIFPLAWGAYYGDGSAKPLSYAMFLTVVSGVVLFFAFRDPEASKASSVMTHREGMAIVALGWFAAGFFGGLPFYLAGTFESVVDCVFESLSGFSTTGASVLSNIEAVPRGILFWRSLTHWLGGMGIIVLSLAILPFLGVGGMQLYKAEVPGPVPDKLKPRIKDTAMTLWKVYVMFSVLETILLMFGGMDLFDALCHTFGTMATGGFSTMNSSVAAFDSAYIDYVITAFMLIAGINFTLHYMLLKGRFDSIIKDPEFRVFAGMVVLAIIVITVAVYQGQNYDNVPDAVRYTSFQVASILTTTGYATADYEMWPGIAQAILLFFMFVGGCAGSTGGGMKVMRIMLLVKHSYKELFRLIHPRSVNHVKMGKTVVQDDVISGVWGFFILWIGLFVLAAFIVAGTGVDVVTSFAASLACIGNIGPGIGGVGPTDNFAWLPDTAKWVLTFCMVLGRLEIYTVIILFVPEFWRK, from the coding sequence ATGCGCTGGAAGTACGTGCTTCACGTCATAGGTGCTCTTGTTGCCTGCATCGGGTTGACCATGATTTTCCCGCTTGCATGGGGAGCATATTACGGAGATGGTTCTGCCAAGCCATTGTCGTATGCAATGTTTCTTACAGTTGTTTCCGGCGTTGTTTTGTTCTTTGCCTTCCGGGACCCGGAAGCATCCAAAGCCTCTTCCGTAATGACCCACCGGGAGGGGATGGCGATTGTCGCTCTGGGGTGGTTTGCCGCAGGTTTTTTTGGTGGATTACCGTTCTATCTGGCTGGAACATTCGAGTCTGTTGTCGATTGTGTTTTTGAGTCTCTTTCCGGCTTTTCCACCACTGGTGCATCGGTACTCAGCAACATTGAAGCTGTTCCAAGAGGAATCCTATTCTGGCGAAGCCTGACCCATTGGCTGGGAGGCATGGGTATTATTGTATTGTCTCTTGCCATACTGCCGTTTCTGGGCGTTGGAGGCATGCAGTTGTACAAGGCTGAGGTGCCGGGACCCGTCCCTGACAAGCTCAAGCCGCGCATCAAAGATACCGCCATGACACTTTGGAAAGTGTATGTCATGTTCAGTGTGCTGGAAACCATCCTGCTTATGTTTGGCGGCATGGATTTGTTCGATGCGCTCTGTCACACATTCGGAACCATGGCCACTGGCGGGTTCTCCACCATGAACAGTTCGGTGGCAGCGTTTGACAGCGCGTATATCGACTATGTCATCACGGCTTTCATGCTCATAGCCGGTATCAACTTCACATTGCACTATATGCTGCTGAAGGGGCGTTTCGATTCAATAATCAAGGACCCTGAATTTAGAGTCTTTGCTGGTATGGTTGTACTGGCAATAATTGTGATCACGGTTGCCGTCTACCAGGGGCAAAACTACGATAACGTCCCTGATGCGGTTCGGTATACTTCTTTTCAGGTCGCATCCATACTGACCACTACCGGATATGCAACCGCAGACTATGAAATGTGGCCTGGTATTGCTCAGGCAATATTGCTCTTTTTCATGTTTGTCGGTGGCTGTGCCGGGTCAACTGGTGGCGGAATGAAAGTCATGCGTATCATGCTCCTCGTAAAGCACTCATACAAAGAACTGTTTCGACTCATTCATCCCCGTTCTGTCAACCATGTCAAAATGGGAAAGACAGTTGTTCAGGATGATGTAATCAGTGGTGTTTGGGGCTTTTTCATTCTCTGGATCGGGTTGTTTGTACTGGCGGCTTTTATTGTGGCAGGAACCGGGGTGGACGTGGTTACATCCTTTGCCGCATCCCTTGCATGTATTGGTAATATCGGGCCGGGAATCGGCGGGGTAGGACCGACGGATAACTTTGCATGGCTTCCTGACACGGCTAAATGGGTTCTGACCTTTTGCATGGTACTTGGCCGCCTTGAAATCTATACTGTCATCATCCTTTTCGTTCCCGAGTTCTGGCGAAAGTAG
- a CDS encoding nitrite/sulfite reductase domain-containing protein, which produces MSTDKLIASLPAGACRSRGEGIYSIMARTPLGDVSAEKLNIINSVVQDFHLPGVRVTGRQRVQLLGIKEEDLQAVVERLGQVGEVCKYFVQACVGNTACRFGMQNSLAMGADLEAFLNTTNLPAKLKSGVSGCSMSCAESYVRDVGMVGKKSGWTILFGGNAGKQVRKADVLAESVSAEEGLKIIGKALDFYSENAKKKERTARFVERVGFEAVRKAVFDR; this is translated from the coding sequence ATGAGCACTGATAAACTAATCGCCTCATTACCCGCGGGAGCTTGTCGCTCCCGCGGAGAGGGCATTTATTCGATAATGGCTCGCACACCTCTTGGCGATGTTTCAGCGGAAAAACTCAATATCATCAATTCGGTAGTGCAGGATTTCCACTTGCCGGGCGTTCGCGTCACTGGGCGTCAGCGAGTTCAATTGCTTGGTATCAAGGAAGAAGACCTCCAGGCAGTGGTGGAGCGCTTAGGTCAGGTTGGGGAAGTCTGCAAGTATTTTGTCCAAGCATGTGTGGGTAATACTGCATGCCGGTTTGGAATGCAGAATTCTCTGGCCATGGGCGCTGACTTGGAAGCTTTCCTCAATACAACTAACCTCCCTGCAAAACTGAAGAGCGGGGTCTCTGGCTGTTCCATGTCTTGTGCGGAAAGCTACGTACGTGACGTGGGAATGGTGGGTAAGAAAAGTGGTTGGACCATTTTATTTGGTGGCAATGCCGGTAAGCAGGTCCGAAAGGCTGATGTCCTGGCTGAGAGCGTATCTGCAGAAGAAGGGCTGAAAATAATCGGCAAAGCACTTGATTTTTACAGCGAAAACGCCAAGAAGAAGGAGCGCACGGCACGTTTTGTCGAGCGTGTCGGTTTTGAAGCGGTCAGAAAGGCCGTGTTCGACAGATAA
- a CDS encoding nitrite/sulfite reductase domain-containing protein, with protein sequence MTANDTPKGAILQRDKKTYAIVPRTPVGLVTPEILEALARVGKKYEIPIMKITSGQRIALVGLEQDQVDAVWEDLKMDVGPAVGLCVHYVQACPGTEVCKFGVRDSLGLGIELEEMFVGKELPAKMKVGVSGCPMCCAESYVRDIGLIGKKKGWTVVVGGNASGKPRIADTLVENITRSEAVDVVGRFMDFYRDNATKRSRSSMLLKKVGIDAVKAAIL encoded by the coding sequence ATGACGGCAAATGATACGCCCAAAGGGGCTATTCTTCAACGTGACAAGAAGACATATGCCATTGTTCCCCGCACACCGGTAGGCTTGGTAACCCCCGAAATACTGGAAGCACTGGCCAGGGTGGGAAAAAAATATGAAATTCCCATCATGAAGATCACATCTGGTCAGCGTATAGCTCTGGTCGGCCTGGAGCAGGATCAGGTTGATGCTGTATGGGAAGATCTGAAAATGGACGTTGGTCCGGCCGTCGGGCTCTGCGTTCACTATGTCCAAGCTTGTCCTGGCACGGAAGTGTGCAAGTTCGGCGTGAGAGATTCTCTTGGTCTGGGCATCGAGCTGGAGGAAATGTTCGTCGGCAAAGAGTTGCCTGCGAAAATGAAGGTCGGTGTTTCCGGTTGCCCAATGTGTTGTGCGGAGAGTTATGTGCGCGACATCGGCCTCATCGGTAAAAAGAAAGGGTGGACCGTTGTAGTGGGTGGAAATGCTTCCGGAAAACCTCGTATTGCTGATACGTTGGTGGAAAATATCACTCGATCTGAAGCTGTGGACGTTGTTGGACGTTTCATGGATTTCTACAGAGATAATGCGACAAAACGTAGTCGTTCTTCCATGCTTCTCAAGAAGGTCGGGATTGACGCAGTTAAAGCTGCCATTCTTTAG
- the trkA gene encoding Trk system potassium transporter TrkA, giving the protein MRIIIIGAGEVGYHIARRLAVENKEVVVIDTSSEALRKLAEASDVQTIRGSGSSPKVLEDAGIARADIFLAVTDSDEINLIACFFANMLGGEKVTKLARIRGSMYTNYKGLLMDKGAGITKIINPDEEVVNSVLRLMSVPGAVEINEFAGGKIRLIGMKLPEDSPIVGMQLMHLRDRIGEDLGLVIAALVRDGELIIPSGLDEVKKGDIVYFVCDIRDQDQIVERLGIDTEPVREVMIIGGGNIGYKLAKALDNKFYHTRLLENREKRCRFLSERLDRPIVLMGDSTDQDILREENIQDMDMVIAVTGDEETNILTCLLAKSLGAKRTVTRVNNFGYMPLIEPIGIDYVVCPRQSAINSLLHFIRRGRIISSVNIRGEEAEALEVIAVEGSPIVGKEVKDINFPRGCLILCFQRGDEVVIPRGDTVIEPEDKLIIISTRQNIPKVEKVLTTSVEFF; this is encoded by the coding sequence TTGCGTATCATTATCATTGGTGCCGGTGAGGTTGGATATCATATCGCACGTCGTTTGGCAGTGGAGAACAAGGAAGTCGTCGTTATCGATACGAGTTCCGAAGCTCTACGCAAGCTTGCAGAAGCATCCGATGTTCAGACCATACGAGGGTCCGGCTCCAGTCCTAAAGTTTTGGAAGACGCAGGGATAGCTCGCGCAGATATTTTCCTGGCGGTGACTGATAGTGATGAGATAAATCTCATTGCCTGTTTTTTTGCCAATATGTTGGGTGGTGAGAAGGTTACCAAGCTGGCCCGTATTCGGGGCAGTATGTACACCAATTACAAGGGCCTGCTTATGGATAAGGGGGCAGGTATCACTAAAATCATCAACCCCGATGAAGAAGTCGTCAACTCGGTACTGCGGCTCATGAGTGTGCCCGGTGCAGTGGAAATCAACGAGTTTGCCGGTGGCAAGATTCGTCTTATCGGCATGAAACTGCCCGAGGATAGCCCTATCGTGGGAATGCAGCTGATGCATCTTCGGGACAGGATCGGCGAAGATTTGGGCCTTGTGATTGCGGCACTTGTTCGCGACGGAGAACTGATCATCCCCAGTGGTCTCGATGAGGTCAAAAAAGGGGACATCGTCTATTTTGTTTGTGACATCCGGGATCAGGATCAGATTGTTGAGCGATTGGGTATCGATACAGAGCCTGTTCGTGAGGTTATGATTATCGGTGGCGGTAATATTGGCTACAAACTCGCCAAAGCGCTCGATAACAAATTTTATCATACTCGTTTGTTGGAAAACAGGGAAAAGCGCTGTCGTTTTCTCTCCGAGCGCCTGGACAGACCTATTGTGCTGATGGGCGACTCCACGGATCAGGATATTCTGCGCGAAGAGAATATTCAGGATATGGATATGGTTATTGCCGTAACCGGGGACGAGGAAACAAATATTCTTACGTGTCTGCTTGCCAAAAGTCTGGGAGCAAAACGAACTGTCACCCGAGTGAATAACTTTGGTTATATGCCGCTCATTGAACCCATTGGTATTGATTATGTTGTGTGTCCGAGACAGTCTGCCATCAACTCCTTACTTCATTTCATTCGTCGTGGTCGAATTATCTCTTCGGTTAATATTCGAGGTGAAGAGGCCGAAGCGCTTGAAGTCATCGCTGTGGAAGGCTCTCCGATAGTTGGCAAAGAAGTTAAAGATATCAACTTCCCACGAGGTTGTCTGATCCTTTGTTTCCAGCGAGGGGATGAAGTTGTCATTCCCCGAGGCGATACCGTTATTGAACCGGAAGATAAGCTCATTATTATCTCGACACGACAGAATATTCCCAAGGTCGAAAAAGTGCTGACGACATCGGTGGAGTTTTTCTAA
- the nadB gene encoding L-aspartate oxidase has protein sequence MNDYRLQSDALIIGSGIAGAVAALTLAEKGLDVILITASDTIANGNTALAQGGIVYRNENDDPRILEKDIKTAGWEHNYGKAVRYLCRKGPEVLQKIFLDKYEIPFNQRKPGDWYLTKEGGHSLPRILYCDDHTGRNIMDVLSEALEANDNIRVLTRRTAVDLLTTQHHAKHLDFKYSLSNQCVGAYVFNEKTGTVETIVSNFTLLATGGIGQIYLHTTNTPGSIGSGLAMASRAGAQLMNCEYVQFHPTALFGGAKRGEKRFLVSEAVRGEGAFLINGKGDAFMPRYDSRADLAPRDIVTRAIMDEMLHSGDDCVYLDVSKVKHDVAKRFPTIYDRCQKIGVDMKCDPVPVVPAAHYFCGGVLADNNGRTTLDRLYAAGECSCTGVHGANRLASTSLLEGLLWGYSAGEDIAKRTSPRSKLSRKLNDSIPDWVPHGDKQNEDPALVAQDWANIRNTMWNYVGVSRTKHRLTRAFTDLRKLTKDLQDFYKQTPLSKPIIDLFHGSQTAYIITLAALRNKETKGCHYRVD, from the coding sequence ATGAACGACTACCGTCTGCAAAGCGATGCTCTTATTATCGGCTCGGGTATCGCCGGGGCTGTCGCAGCCCTCACTCTGGCAGAAAAAGGGCTTGATGTAATACTCATCACTGCCAGCGATACCATTGCCAATGGGAATACTGCGCTGGCTCAAGGCGGAATCGTTTATCGCAATGAAAATGATGACCCCAGGATTCTTGAAAAAGATATAAAAACGGCTGGCTGGGAACACAATTACGGCAAAGCTGTTCGGTATCTTTGTCGTAAAGGACCAGAGGTTCTCCAAAAGATCTTCCTCGACAAGTATGAAATTCCTTTCAACCAACGGAAGCCTGGGGACTGGTATCTGACCAAAGAAGGCGGCCATAGCCTTCCTCGCATATTGTATTGCGATGATCATACTGGTCGCAATATAATGGACGTGCTGAGCGAAGCCTTGGAGGCAAACGACAATATCCGCGTCTTGACGAGGCGCACTGCTGTCGACCTGCTGACGACACAGCATCATGCGAAGCACCTTGATTTCAAGTACAGCTTGTCCAACCAGTGTGTCGGAGCATATGTTTTCAATGAAAAAACCGGGACTGTTGAGACCATTGTGTCCAACTTCACCCTGCTCGCCACCGGCGGCATTGGCCAGATTTATCTGCACACAACCAATACGCCTGGCTCAATAGGGTCCGGTTTGGCCATGGCTTCCCGAGCTGGTGCGCAATTGATGAATTGCGAGTATGTCCAGTTCCATCCTACCGCCTTGTTTGGGGGTGCCAAACGCGGTGAAAAGCGTTTTCTTGTATCCGAAGCCGTCCGTGGCGAAGGTGCGTTTCTTATAAACGGCAAGGGCGACGCTTTCATGCCCCGCTATGACTCCCGAGCTGACCTTGCCCCACGCGATATTGTAACGCGAGCCATCATGGACGAAATGCTCCACTCGGGTGATGATTGTGTTTACCTGGATGTTTCTAAAGTAAAGCACGATGTGGCAAAGAGATTTCCCACCATTTATGATCGTTGCCAAAAGATCGGTGTTGACATGAAGTGCGACCCAGTACCTGTTGTTCCGGCTGCACACTATTTTTGCGGTGGCGTATTGGCGGACAACAACGGACGCACCACCCTTGACCGTCTTTACGCTGCTGGGGAATGCAGTTGCACGGGGGTGCATGGCGCTAACCGCCTAGCCAGCACTTCACTGCTTGAGGGACTCTTATGGGGTTACAGCGCAGGTGAAGATATCGCCAAAAGGACAAGCCCGCGATCAAAATTGAGTCGCAAGCTCAATGACTCCATTCCTGACTGGGTCCCCCACGGAGACAAACAGAATGAAGATCCGGCGCTGGTAGCTCAGGACTGGGCAAATATCCGCAATACCATGTGGAACTATGTCGGAGTATCACGGACTAAGCACAGACTGACACGTGCATTCACCGACCTTCGCAAGCTGACCAAGGACTTACAGGACTTTTACAAACAGACCCCACTCAGCAAACCGATCATTGACCTTTTTCACGGTTCTCAGACAGCCTATATTATCACTTTGGCAGCTCTTCGTAATAAAGAAACCAAGGGATGCCACTACAGAGTGGACTAA
- a CDS encoding IS3 family transposase (programmed frameshift) has translation MEDKSKQRVRRTQRDYTMAFKLSVVAQVEKGEMTYKQAQALYGIQGRSTVLKWLRKHGTLDWSKSMVHSRKDPKARETPVQKIKRLEKELEEEKIKTALLNKMIEISDREFGTSIRKKPYPRAARSLQRERQISLSACCRQLGVSRQSVYQAEKRHDAREAMYQEAKAMVLNVRTRMPRLGTRKLYHLLKDAFSAKGIRLGRDGLFSLLRREHMLIKRRKNYTKTTNSKHWLKKHPNLLKDVQPRCPEQVFVSDITYVNTREQTCYLSLVTDAFSRKIMGYNVSRDLSAESTTKALDAAVENKRRRVNTIHHSDRGLQYASSVYQRKLQESGMVPSMTDGYDCYQNALAERMNGILKQEFMVTKCNDFAELNTLVRESVEIYNSQRPHLSLGMRTPNDVHESGCGASPTA, from the exons ATGGAAGACAAATCCAAACAGCGAGTTAGACGCACCCAACGCGATTACACGATGGCCTTTAAATTGTCGGTTGTGGCACAGGTGGAAAAGGGCGAGATGACGTACAAGCAGGCTCAGGCTCTTTATGGTATTCAAGGGCGAAGCACTGTGCTGAAGTGGCTCAGGAAGCACGGCACCCTTGATTGGAGCAAGTCCATGGTACATTCCCGAAAAGACCCAAAAGCCAGAGAAACACCGGTCCAGAAGATCAAACGGCTGGAGAAAGAGCTTGAGGAAGAAAAGATCAAGACCGCGCTTCTCAATAAAATGATTGAGATTTCCGACCGCGAGTTTGGGACTTCTATAAGAAAAAAGC CTTACCCCCGAGCTGCACGAAGTCTTCAGAGAGAAAGACAAATAAGCTTGTCTGCTTGTTGCAGGCAGCTCGGGGTCAGTCGGCAGTCCGTGTATCAGGCTGAAAAGCGCCATGATGCACGGGAAGCCATGTATCAGGAGGCAAAGGCCATGGTCCTGAACGTGCGGACCAGGATGCCCCGCCTTGGGACTCGAAAGCTGTACCACCTGTTGAAGGACGCATTTTCCGCAAAGGGAATCAGGCTCGGACGTGATGGGTTGTTTTCCCTGCTGCGGCGAGAGCATATGCTCATCAAGCGACGGAAAAACTATACAAAGACAACCAACTCGAAGCATTGGCTAAAAAAGCATCCCAACTTGTTGAAAGATGTTCAACCGAGATGTCCTGAGCAGGTGTTCGTAAGCGACATTACCTACGTGAATACACGTGAGCAAACATGCTATCTGTCGCTGGTGACAGATGCATTCAGCCGGAAGATAATGGGATACAACGTGAGCCGGGATCTCAGTGCGGAAAGCACAACCAAAGCGCTGGACGCGGCAGTTGAAAACAAGCGAAGGAGGGTGAATACAATTCACCATTCAGATCGAGGACTCCAATACGCTTCTTCGGTCTACCAGAGAAAACTCCAGGAATCCGGCATGGTTCCTTCCATGACAGATGGCTATGACTGCTATCAAAATGCCTTGGCGGAACGGATGAATGGAATTCTGAAGCAAGAGTTCATGGTCACCAAATGCAACGACTTTGCAGAGCTCAATACCCTGGTGAGGGAATCCGTTGAGATATACAATTCACAACGGCCACATCTCAGCCTAGGAATGAGAACGCCAAACGATGTACACGAATCAGGCTGTGGGGCTAGCCCCACAGCCTGA
- the nadA gene encoding quinolinate synthase NadA: MNKATDTILSIKKAMGDRLAILGHHYQSDEVIQYTDIRGDSLELSRRISGLDAEYIVFCGVYFMAESAAILQREGQKIHIPNTEATCPMADMAIAENVEKTLNILQKDGRKIIPLTYVNSSAAVKGVVGRFGGSVCTSANAKTMLEWAMGQGDAVLFLPDKHLARNTANTLGIPEDKRIILSDAVIDSDPELHVFTDQAADKDLIIWPGFCPIHEEFQLETIQHIRQEEPEAQIVVHPECDPKVVQAADGNGSTTFLIKYVEEAPSGATIYIGTEDNLVQRLAKRFEGEKTIKPLSVSLCEDMGKITLVNLAALLENIENIQPVEVEDSIKEPAKLALERMLKACS; this comes from the coding sequence GTGAACAAAGCAACTGACACGATTCTTTCCATTAAAAAGGCCATGGGCGATAGGCTCGCCATTCTTGGACACCACTACCAATCCGATGAGGTCATCCAGTATACGGATATTCGGGGAGACTCTCTTGAGCTTTCCCGTAGGATCAGCGGACTTGATGCAGAATATATAGTTTTTTGCGGAGTTTACTTCATGGCTGAATCCGCAGCAATCCTGCAGCGCGAAGGCCAAAAAATCCATATCCCGAACACTGAGGCTACCTGCCCCATGGCAGATATGGCGATTGCTGAGAATGTGGAAAAGACTCTCAACATCCTGCAGAAAGACGGCCGCAAGATAATCCCTCTGACCTATGTAAATTCCTCTGCTGCCGTTAAAGGTGTTGTCGGACGCTTCGGAGGCTCTGTCTGCACCTCTGCTAACGCCAAGACCATGCTCGAGTGGGCCATGGGTCAAGGAGATGCCGTTCTCTTTCTTCCTGACAAGCACCTCGCCCGAAATACGGCCAACACCCTGGGCATCCCCGAAGACAAGCGGATCATCTTGAGCGATGCTGTCATCGATAGCGACCCGGAGCTGCACGTCTTTACTGACCAGGCCGCCGATAAAGATCTGATCATATGGCCGGGGTTTTGTCCCATCCATGAAGAATTTCAGCTTGAAACCATCCAGCACATCCGCCAGGAAGAGCCTGAGGCTCAGATCGTCGTTCACCCTGAGTGCGACCCAAAAGTGGTCCAGGCTGCTGATGGTAATGGGTCTACAACATTTCTTATCAAATACGTAGAAGAGGCACCTTCAGGGGCAACAATCTACATAGGAACAGAAGACAATCTGGTCCAACGACTTGCCAAGCGGTTTGAAGGCGAAAAGACCATTAAGCCTTTGTCTGTGAGCCTCTGTGAAGATATGGGAAAAATAACCCTTGTTAATCTCGCAGCTTTGCTTGAGAATATAGAAAACATACAACCGGTTGAAGTAGAAGATTCCATCAAGGAACCTGCAAAACTGGCTCTCGAACGGATGCTCAAAGCATGCTCTTAA